The nucleotide sequence CGTATAAGTACCGGGTGGAACTTTTACGATATAGGCTCCGCTACTATTCTGGCTGATACCAGCTCCGCGGCCATTGCTGTCGCGAATGTCCACAAAAGCATCAGCAATGCCGGTGATAGTAACCGTGACTGTCCCCGGGTTGCCCATAGAAAGATCAACAGTTACTGCCCCGCCGGAAGACACAGTCACTCCGGTTACCGGAGTCAAAGGACCAGCTCCATATATAAATCCGTCGCAAGTATAATTTGAACCGGCCTTTACTTTTATCGAGTAAGTACCGTCATTACCAGATTGAGTATTATTACCTCCGCTGGAACTATGGCAAGCCACAAAAGCTCCGCCGGTTGCCACGTTATTTTTCTTAACCGTGCCGGAAATCGTGCCATAACTCGCCGCAGTAGCGGCAATATTTTGTCCAGTAGCGGAAGTGGTGCCAGAAATCACTACCACTTTATTACCCACTTCTCCATATGACGGAGCATAGGCGCGCACACACCAAGTTCCGGCAGAAACATACAAAGTATAATTGCCGGATTGGTCGGTTGGCGAATCGGCATGGCCGCCGGTAGGTGTAAAACTTTCGCAAGTGCCTCCCGAAGCAATTTTCTCCGCGCCTACATTAGCATATTTTATGCCATTGCCGGCTTCATCTAAAACCTGCCCGGAAATTGTGGTGGAACTCTTTACCATTTTTATGGTGATAGAAGCCACGCCCGTACCGTTTTGAGTTAAGGAACCGCTTTTATCAACTGTCACTTCCTGCTCTTCGGACATCGGCATGCCCGGAGCGTCAGCGCCCACGATGTAAGTACCCGGTGAAACTTTTACGGAAAAACTGCCATCGGATTTACTTTGACTAAACCCGCCGAAACACTCCATACCCTCACCGGTAGTGGCATCAAAACAACCGATTGGCGCCGCGTGCACATAAACATTGGCAATTCCATTATTACTGCCGTCTTTAACAAAACCAGTAATAGTATTGCCGGCGACTACTAAATCAAAAGTGATGGCCGAGGGGTTGGAATCTGTGGGAACCACGACATCAACCGGCTTGGGCGGCATAAAATCAAAATCCGGCATTGGCGGAGGTCCGCCATTACCCATGGATGTCGTCGGCATATGCGGACCGGCGCCGCAAGTATAGGTATTGCCGGGTTGAAGTTTAACCGTCGTCGTTCCCGCCCCAGCCCCATCCAAAGTTATGGTCTTCATAGTCGGCGTGGAAAACTGGTAATCCGAACCCCCGGAATGACAGAAAACATCAATGCTTTTGCCGCTCATCGCCGCCGAACTGGCAATTGTCACACCGAGCGATTTGCCGGTAGCGGACAAGTCGGCAAATTTAAAATCAGCATCAGTCTTGGAAGCATCAGATAAAGTAATATTCTGGAAACCTCCGCCGCCGCCACCGACGTTAGCTAAACACCCCTGACCCGTAGGCAAACCACAACCGTATTGACCGGCTGACAATCCCGAAATAGACCAGTCGCCGGAAGCATCAGTAGAGGTTTCCAGATGACCAGCCGTCACACCGGTACCATAACCGCCCATGGAATCGCAGAAAACTCTGGCCCCCACAACCGCGCTATCTTCTCCGCCGCAAGTGCCGCCGGAAGCCGAGCCCTTACAAACCGTTCCTGAAATAGTCAAACTTCCGGCAGCGCTAACAGAGAACGGCGATGCCTGTAAAGTTTGGCCAAGTTTAACTCCGGTATTATCTTTAATAACAATAGGAACTCTTTGATTATCTGCTGGGGTGGAAGGATTTTTAAGACCTTGTAATTCAAAGTGAATTTGGTCACCGGAAGCAATAGCGGCCGTACCGGTAGTAACCGTAATAGTCAGAGCCACACTATCTATGGCTGCCGAAGCGATAGTCGGCGCGTTAGCGGCTGGGCCATTAATATCCCGATTTAACCAGGAATCCTGCTCGGTCGGCACGCCGATACTAGTCAAAACAAAACCAGTGGGCATAGTTAAAATAAATTGCGAGCCCGAGGGTAATGCCGCCGGAGCGGGAAATTCACAATCTAAATTGCCTGTCTTATCAGTCAGAGAATTTACTGGCTGACACCTTACGGGGTTCATCCAAAAAGTAGCAAAGTTGGTACCTGACTGAAAATCCTGAGTATTACCCGTACCAAGCATTCCGCCGGTGGTGGCTGAATTAAGAACCTTGAAATTAGCTATGTTATTTGAACTGTCCGTATCCATGACATTACCGGCTAAATCGCGAACTCCTGTGCTAACAGTCAAACGGCAACTTTGGTCAGTCTGTAAACCTAAGGCGCGAATTTCCAATTCTTTAGTGTCTGGACGCCAAGAAGCATCTTTGCCGGCAAGATTAACTGTCACCCCTACCGGGCATTCAAAAGTAAGATTAGTGGTGTTAGGATTACTGCCGCTCAAAATATCAGGGACTTGTAGCGCCTCTGAGAAATGAGCCACTAATTTAAAATTATCCGCGTCAGCAAAAAGCAACTTGGGCTTAGTGGTATCTGAGTCATTGGCCGTCGTAAAACATTGATTGGCCGAAGCGGTCAAGGCATTACCCGCCATATCTTCAATAGCATTAGTCACTTGAAAACAATATTTTGTGTTACCTGCCAGCGCTGATTTCAAACCCATACGGACGGTCATACTCGCCGGGTCATAAAACATTGAGAGATCATCTGACCCCAACAATGTTTCTCCACCGTCCCTTGCGTTATTACTATTGGCATCGGCGTATAAACCGATATTGGTTCCCAGGGAAAAAGTAGTGGAATCAAGGGCTTCGGAAAAATAAATGCCTACTTCCGGCACATAACGGGAAACGCCAGTAGCTTCGTTGGCGGGAGAAGTGGGATTAGTAGTTCTGATTGTCGGAGCGGTAGTATCAGTCTCAGTGCCGGTGATGAATCTCGCTATATAAGGCGGATTCACCGCTACGCCGGCGCTATTGGTCATTGTTGCTTCCACCCTCAATTCATATTCAGTACTAACGGTTAAGGCCGTTGCCGGTTCAACCGTTAAAGTTCTGTTAGTGGAATTATAGGTTAAAGTACAATCGGCTCCGCAAAGGTCATCGCCCGACGGGATACCAGAACTCAAGGCCTTAAACGTGATGTTGGCATGATTATCAACGGCACCAGCGCCGGAAGTTATCATATCCCCTTCCGGGCCCTGAGAAAAAGTTAAAGTCATTTTTGTATTGGTCGGCACCAAGGTAGTACCGGGCATGGGAGTACTGTTCATTACGCGGGGCATTGTACTATTATCTCCGCCGCTAAAAGAACTGGTAGTAAACATTCCTTCAAAAGCCAAACCGGACGGCACTCCGCCAGCGCAAACCTCTATTGGGCAGTCACCGGCCGCGTTGCCTGCCACATCAGTCACGCTATTGGTGATAAAAAATCTATATCCTCCCGTGGCCCGTACCGGCAAAGCATCGTGATTACAAATAATTCGATTATTGTTGCTAAGAGTAGTGGAAGTGCAAAGATTCGTTGTCCCGAAAACATCCCCCGGGTCAACGGTTACCAATCTTACTGTGTCATTATCAAGGCTGCCGCCGTCAGCTGTGACAGTGTTAGGATTTAAGTTTTCCGAAAATTGCCGATCTAATAAGGCATCCACCGGAACATTGCCCTGACCGGTCGGAGGACCACCCGTGGTTGTCGCTACTGGAGCAATGGCATCATCGGTGATAGTAATTATATTAGACGTCTTGGCAGTGATGGTCGGCGAAGAACCCGAAGTAACTATGCCGTCAGCGGCAATACCCACGGTAAAAGCATGACCGACCGTAGGCGCATCAGAAATTTCCGCCATGACAATAAAAGTAGTTGAGGTGGCCGGGATGGCATTATCAAGAATAGTCATTGATTCTGTCCAAGGGCTACCCCCGCTTAAGCCATCTGACATTGCGGCATAAACATCTTCAAGGGGGTCATAAGTACCATTGCCATTAGCATCTCTTACCACCCATAAGGGAGCGTTGCCACCGCCAGCCGAAGCCAAATCGCCAGAAGCAAACCCGCTTGAACCGGTAATTGTAAATGTTAGACTGGTAATTGTTTCTCCGCTACTGGCGGCTAAATTAAATTTTAATACCTGCACAAATGATGGGGCTGTGCCATATACGCTAGCCTTAGCTTTTTGTCCGGAAAAAGTCATATCCGTGGCTCCGCTGGCGGTTACTGCCGCTAAAGCAAAGCCCGGGAAAAGAATAACGATTGAAGCTCCTACTGACCACAAAATAGTCGTAAAAACGATAAAAAGCGTGCCGAGCCGGTTCACGCTTTCCCTTAATTTGCGATGCCATTTCTTATTTTTTGAACATCTTTTCATAAAACCTCTTAAATTTTAAGTTTATTAAAAATATATAAAAAATTAAAATTTAACCCTCCTTTTGGACTAATATAAAAATTTGTTCCTCTTGTACTAAAGAGTTATCCACAAGCACTTTTTCTCACTTTTCTGTATTAAATTATACCAAAAATTAAACCGTCAAGCAATTAAAAAGGGTGGAGGGGGTGGTTAAAACAATACTCGGTGGTCCGTAAGCTGTAAGCCATAAGCCAATTACAGACTATCCCCTACCCCAGTCATTCGATTAGATAGGGCTTGGGGAACTAACTTTATAATTCCGGGGAATTTTTGTTATTCGCGTATAAAAATCCCATATTTTTTTCAAATTTTGACGGGAAAATTTGCGTTCCAAATCCTTTTTCTCGCAACATACCCTCTAATTCTTTATGCGACCGATTATTAAAATTATGATATTCCAAGATAATGGCTTTGATTCTCTCCCATTCCCCTTCTGCCAAACCCTTAAAAACCTCAAATTCTCCTCCTTCTATATCCATTTTAAGAAGGGGGATTTTCTTTATCTTCTCTAAACGAAGTAAATCCCCTAAGCTCACTACTGACACTTTAACGAAATCAGAACATTCTCCCCCCTCTTCCGCCAAGCGATGGTTGTGACTGTCCGCAGAAAGACAAAGACGCCCTTCACCGGACTTGCCGCCCAAAGCAACGGGCAAAACTTTCACTCCCGAAATTTCATTTTCCGTAAGATGTTTTTTTAACATTTCGCGATTCTTGGCTTCCGGTTCCAGCGCGAATATCTTCACCCGGTCATTAAAGCTGCGGGCGTATAACGTAAAAAATCCGGCGTGCGCGCCGACATCTATAATCGGCTCGCTCGCCGACTTAATCGCCTCTTCGGCCGCGCGATATTCTCTCAATTTAAAAATTTCCGCGACCACGCTGCGGTCCGCTTCGTCTCGCGGATAAATTTTATAAACCCGGCCGTTAAATTTTATAACTTCCTGCTGCATATATATTTTATCGATCGCGCTACGCTTCTTTAAAATTATACGCTGGGACTCCGCTTTCGCAATACGATGGTAAACCATTTCCGCCCGCGAAGATCCTGATTATCCTCATAGAGGACTCCAAATCCGTCGCCCGCCAACCTCTTAATATCATCGGGGGTATAAAAATAAAAGGTTCTGGGGCCAAATTCATCAATTTTTGTTTCTTCTTTATAATCGCCAAATTTTAAAGAAATGTAAAAAATCCCCCCATCATTAAGGGCCACTTGGGCTTTCTCCAAAATCCGCTTAACGGAGCTTTTATCGGAATGTAATAATGAAGCAAAAGCGAAGATTATATCTAAACCAAGGGGAAATCGGAAATCTTCAAAATCGGCGATTTTAAAAACGGTTCCGGGGACATTCGTTCTGGCAAGCGCTATCATTTCCGGAGAAACGTCTATGCCTAAATAATTATTGGTATATTTTATTATTTCTTTGGCATCGCGGCCGTTGCCGCAACCAAGTTCTAAAATTTTTGGATCTTTCTTGCCGACAAAAGAGAAGGCCCTTTCTATGTCTTTTATTCTCGTCCCCACAGCGTCAAACGTACCTGCTAATTTAATCGCTTCCTTTCGGTAAGTATTCATTGTCCTTTGCTTATTATCAATC is from Patescibacteria group bacterium and encodes:
- a CDS encoding FkbM family methyltransferase; this translates as MQQEVIKFNGRVYKIYPRDEADRSVVAEIFKLREYRAAEEAIKSASEPIIDVGAHAGFFTLYARSFNDRVKIFALEPEAKNREMLKKHLTENEISGVKVLPVALGGKSGEGRLCLSADSHNHRLAEEGGECSDFVKVSVVSLGDLLRLEKIKKIPLLKMDIEGGEFEVFKGLAEGEWERIKAIILEYHNFNNRSHKELEGMLREKGFGTQIFPSKFEKNMGFLYANNKNSPEL
- a CDS encoding Ig-like domain-containing protein, translated to MKRCSKNKKWHRKLRESVNRLGTLFIVFTTILWSVGASIVILFPGFALAAVTASGATDMTFSGQKAKASVYGTAPSFVQVLKFNLAASSGETITSLTFTITGSSGFASGDLASAGGGNAPLWVVRDANGNGTYDPLEDVYAAMSDGLSGGSPWTESMTILDNAIPATSTTFIVMAEISDAPTVGHAFTVGIAADGIVTSGSSPTITAKTSNIITITDDAIAPVATTTGGPPTGQGNVPVDALLDRQFSENLNPNTVTADGGSLDNDTVRLVTVDPGDVFGTTNLCTSTTLSNNNRIICNHDALPVRATGGYRFFITNSVTDVAGNAAGDCPIEVCAGGVPSGLAFEGMFTTSSFSGGDNSTMPRVMNSTPMPGTTLVPTNTKMTLTFSQGPEGDMITSGAGAVDNHANITFKALSSGIPSGDDLCGADCTLTYNSTNRTLTVEPATALTVSTEYELRVEATMTNSAGVAVNPPYIARFITGTETDTTAPTIRTTNPTSPANEATGVSRYVPEVGIYFSEALDSTTFSLGTNIGLYADANSNNARDGGETLLGSDDLSMFYDPASMTVRMGLKSALAGNTKYCFQVTNAIEDMAGNALTASANQCFTTANDSDTTKPKLLFADADNFKLVAHFSEALQVPDILSGSNPNTTNLTFECPVGVTVNLAGKDASWRPDTKELEIRALGLQTDQSCRLTVSTGVRDLAGNVMDTDSSNNIANFKVLNSATTGGMLGTGNTQDFQSGTNFATFWMNPVRCQPVNSLTDKTGNLDCEFPAPAALPSGSQFILTMPTGFVLTSIGVPTEQDSWLNRDINGPAANAPTIASAAIDSVALTITVTTGTAAIASGDQIHFELQGLKNPSTPADNQRVPIVIKDNTGVKLGQTLQASPFSVSAAGSLTISGTVCKGSASGGTCGGEDSAVVGARVFCDSMGGYGTGVTAGHLETSTDASGDWSISGLSAGQYGCGLPTGQGCLANVGGGGGGFQNITLSDASKTDADFKFADLSATGKSLGVTIASSAAMSGKSIDVFCHSGGSDYQFSTPTMKTITLDGAGAGTTTVKLQPGNTYTCGAGPHMPTTSMGNGGPPPMPDFDFMPPKPVDVVVPTDSNPSAITFDLVVAGNTITGFVKDGSNNGIANVYVHAAPIGCFDATTGEGMECFGGFSQSKSDGSFSVKVSPGTYIVGADAPGMPMSEEQEVTVDKSGSLTQNGTGVASITIKMVKSSTTISGQVLDEAGNGIKYANVGAEKIASGGTCESFTPTGGHADSPTDQSGNYTLYVSAGTWCVRAYAPSYGEVGNKVVVISGTTSATGQNIAATAASYGTISGTVKKNNVATGGAFVACHSSSGGNNTQSGNDGTYSIKVKAGSNYTCDGFIYGAGPLTPVTGVTVSSGGAVTVDLSMGNPGTVTVTITGIADAFVDIRDSNGRGAGISQNSSGAYIVKVPPGTYTVRGGGPKYGELCAGQTVTVTAGGTHAVTCTPPANLRTVTGRVYDGSSNIFGARIIFSNANSGRFFDVMSTAQSDPDNNFSLTNVPEGTYNVRVFKPGYEPATTTAVVSGGNLTMSTPITLTKASGANGTGHTIAVQLSGAAYTGNAKVIATKDGKVIVAENDKTTGNATLNLTNGTWSVEAYGDNGKKSSAGSVVISGGVVQGGSTATLSLDTDITGFTSGSDTGTLVPSTGGLIKSDQIAGLEINIPSSTLSTTDSNTGKIDITKDPTIAVDPGTDMNFVGASGYDIAPKDSSGNALGKSLSGDAVTLTLPYTAADVTAAGVDESKLMCGTFNVSSQTWETFPTTVDTENNSITCQVSHFSSFGVLGSVSGSSSGRNGDPVPPGIAENIGISTDGTSVTLTWTDPTDADFDYIEILRNNGGNSLVNPSSYAVVQDGVKTFTDRSVTTGTFYKYAIRTVDINANYTDSSEVSITANVPTPSQSPGGGGGTPTPTTTPEAVTITPAPVATPAPVAVLIKDPSQVEEILSGLSLIRKQSDEAKYLPLIKSDAIAFKVGLTEAQETAITNFVSYGISTETKNLGAGERRAVIRDYLETVGRGAVSWEDIQKMAIGAKPVGRNLTKERAQVGTVLKMFKKIVGHEPNFQDAKEDLAWNTMMYRIRFSRELSKEKTAIVKFKAIFWRLPKSPLDWAAIRAIAYTGVIE
- a CDS encoding class I SAM-dependent methyltransferase — encoded protein: MEKQTKITYILFGLSILAVILRNAFYGLFKIEEGVFFYFILFFVFVLSFITSIFYNTFIYFRRGEPKDLWKIGFLGLVGLLGLIPDLSTGFFGFLGFFGFLGARYWRGGSRILIDNKQRTMNTYRKEAIKLAGTFDAVGTRIKDIERAFSFVGKKDPKILELGCGNGRDAKEIIKYTNNYLGIDVSPEMIALARTNVPGTVFKIADFEDFRFPLGLDIIFAFASLLHSDKSSVKRILEKAQVALNDGGIFYISLKFGDYKEETKIDEFGPRTFYFYTPDDIKRLAGDGFGVLYEDNQDLRGRKWFTIVLRKRSPSV